The Cellulomonas sp. S1-8 genome has a window encoding:
- a CDS encoding adenosine deaminase: protein MRVATLAELAEQHRIRLPSVLLDDDPLRVPAGERGWFRFQRLYDAARACVRSEADMRRIVAEAAADDAAEGSGRLEIQVDPTSYAPFVGGLTPALEIVLDEARTAQAATGVEIGVVVAASRMRHPLDARTLARLAARHAGDGPGQVVGFGLSNDERRGTTADFAGAFAIARQAGLLSVPHGGELLGPAHVEEVLDHLQPDRLGHGVRCGEDPRVLDRVVERDVPLEVCPASNVSLGVYAGPADVPLRALVDAGARLALGADDPLLFRSRLVDQYRIAREDLGFTDAELADLARASVTASAASPATRARLLAGVDAWLAAEPAAA, encoded by the coding sequence ATGCGGGTAGCGACGCTCGCCGAGCTGGCGGAGCAGCACCGCATCCGGCTGCCCTCGGTGCTGCTCGACGACGATCCCCTGCGGGTGCCCGCGGGCGAGCGCGGCTGGTTCCGCTTCCAGCGGCTGTACGACGCGGCGCGCGCGTGCGTGCGCTCCGAGGCGGACATGCGGCGCATCGTCGCGGAGGCCGCTGCCGACGACGCCGCCGAGGGGTCGGGGCGCCTGGAGATCCAGGTGGACCCCACCTCGTACGCGCCGTTCGTCGGTGGTCTGACGCCCGCGCTCGAGATCGTCCTGGACGAGGCGCGCACCGCGCAGGCGGCCACGGGCGTCGAGATCGGCGTCGTCGTCGCCGCGTCGCGCATGCGGCACCCCCTGGACGCGCGGACGCTCGCCCGGCTCGCCGCCCGGCACGCCGGCGACGGGCCGGGGCAGGTCGTCGGGTTCGGCCTCTCGAACGACGAGCGGCGCGGCACGACCGCCGACTTCGCCGGGGCGTTCGCGATCGCGCGGCAGGCCGGGCTGCTGAGCGTGCCGCACGGCGGGGAGCTGCTGGGACCCGCGCACGTCGAGGAGGTCCTCGACCACCTGCAGCCCGACCGCCTGGGGCACGGCGTGCGCTGCGGCGAGGACCCGCGCGTGCTGGACCGGGTCGTCGAGCGCGACGTCCCGCTCGAGGTGTGCCCGGCGTCGAACGTGTCGCTCGGCGTGTACGCCGGGCCGGCGGACGTGCCGCTGCGCGCCCTGGTCGACGCGGGTGCGCGCCTCGCGCTCGGCGCGGACGACCCGCTGCTGTTCCGGTCCCGTCTGGTCGACCAGTACCGCATCGCGCGGGAGGACCTCGGTTTCACGGACGCGGAGCTCGCGGATCTTGCCCGGGCGTCCGTGACCGCGAGCGCGGCGTCACCGGCGACGCGTGCGCGTCTGCTGGCCGGGGTGGACGCGTGGCTCGCGGCGGAGCCTGCCGCGGCCTGA